The DNA segment GTTGCCCTGGAGGTCCTTGCGCAGTTCCTTCGGGAGCGAGAACATCAGGTCCTCCTCGGCCGTCTTGACGACCTCCACGTCGGCGAAGCCGGCGTCGGCGAGGTCGATGAGCACTTCCTGGACGAGGCCCTCGGGCACCGACGCACCGCTCGTGACGCCGATCGTGCGCACGCCGTCGAGCCACTCCTGGCGGATCTCGGTCGAGTAGTCGACCCGGTACGCCGCTTTCGCCCCGTACTCGAGCGCGACCTCGACGAGTCGGACGCTGTTGGAGGAGTTCGCCGAACCGACGACGATCACGAGATCGGCGTCCTGTGCGACCTTCTTGATCGCGACCTGGCGGTTCTGCGTGGCGTAGCAGATGTCGTCGGACGGCGGGTCCTGGAGGTTCGGGAACCGCTCGCGGAGCCGTCGCACGGTCTCCATCGTCTCGTCGACGCTGAGCGTCGTCTGCGAGAGCCACACGACCTTGTCGGGGTCGCGGACCTCGATGTTCGGCACGTCGTCCGGGCTGTTCACGAGCGTCACGTGGTCCGGAGCCTCGCCGGCGGTGCCCTCGACCTCCTCGTGGCCCTCGTGGCCGATGAGCAGGATCTCGTAGTCGTCGCGCGCGAAGCGCACGGCCTCGCGGTGCACCTTGGTCACGAGCGGGCAGGTCGCGTCGATCGCGTGCAGGCCGCGCTCGGACGCCTCGTTCACGACCGCGGGCGAGACGCCGTGGGCGCTGAAGACGACGTGCGCCCCCTCGGGGACCTCGTCGACCTCCTCGACGAAGATCGCGCCGCGCTTCTCGAGTTCGGTCACGACGTGGATGTT comes from the Agromyces marinus genome and includes:
- a CDS encoding 4-hydroxy-3-methylbut-2-enyl diphosphate reductase, translating into MPRIPSVRGRLKDIPVDGGKRVLLAAPRGYCAGVDRAVIAVEKALDHYGAPVYVRKQIVHNIHVVTELEKRGAIFVEEVDEVPEGAHVVFSAHGVSPAVVNEASERGLHAIDATCPLVTKVHREAVRFARDDYEILLIGHEGHEEVEGTAGEAPDHVTLVNSPDDVPNIEVRDPDKVVWLSQTTLSVDETMETVRRLRERFPNLQDPPSDDICYATQNRQVAIKKVAQDADLVIVVGSANSSNSVRLVEVALEYGAKAAYRVDYSTEIRQEWLDGVRTIGVTSGASVPEGLVQEVLIDLADAGFADVEVVKTAEEDLMFSLPKELRKDLQGNRDARALGGRTR